A portion of the bacterium genome contains these proteins:
- a CDS encoding EutN/CcmL family microcompartment protein → MTICKVTGSVVSTHKNEHLTDHKIMIVQPIDLDQKPIGSDMLALDEVSAGVGDLVLVMKEGGSARIVFDNKKLPVQAVIVGVIDDYHVK, encoded by the coding sequence ATGACAATTTGTAAAGTTACAGGCTCAGTCGTATCGACTCACAAAAATGAGCACTTGACCGATCACAAAATCATGATCGTACAACCGATTGATCTTGATCAAAAGCCAATCGGCAGCGATATGCTGGCGCTGGATGAAGTTAGCGCAGGCGTCGGCGATCTGGTATTGGTCATGAAAGAAGGCGGCTCGGCGCGAATTGTTTTTGATAATAAAAAACTGCCGGTCCAGGCTGTGATCGTCGGCGTGATCGATGATTATCATGTGAAGTGA